One Ahaetulla prasina isolate Xishuangbanna chromosome 10, ASM2864084v1, whole genome shotgun sequence genomic region harbors:
- the LOC131204834 gene encoding membrane-spanning 4-domains subfamily A member 4A-like, which yields MDSPLNLDPGSLSSTTRTDLPVPLKKFFQGEPLALGITQIFIGIIGIIFGIILDVVDDFLMEYIIIKMPYWSGILYIISGSLAVAAARNPKIPLVQGALAMNVISAVTAGVGIIFLGLSINHYRYHSIYLCHIYGNYSEENCHEIAGITEGILAILIVFTLLELCIATSLASFGCKMLCRNAFTETVVVIYQDAPPASAENPSIGCKEPESP from the exons ATGGATTCTCCTCTAAACCTGGATCCAGGGTCCCTGTCTTCCACCACTCGGACTGACCTTCCAGTCCCCCTGAAGAAGTTTTTTCAGGGTGAACCCCTGGCTCTGGGG aTCACACAGATATTCATAGGAATCATTGGAATTATTTTTGGGATCATCCTCGATGTCGTCGATGATTTTTTAATGGAATATATTATTATAAAGATGCCTTATTGGAGTGGAATCTTG tACATCATCTCTGGATCCTTAGCCGTGGCAGCTGCTCGGAATCCCAAGATCCCTCTG GTGCAAGGCGCGCTGGCAATGAATGTGATAAGTGCCGTAACGGCTGGTGTTGGCATCATATTCCTGGGTCTCTCAATCAACCATTATAGATACCATTCCATCTACCTTTGCCATATATATGGAAACTATTCTGAGGAAAACTGTCACGAAATTGCT GGTATAACTGAAGGAATTTTGGCTATTCTTATTGTGTTCACCCTCCTGGAGCTCTGCATCGCCACCTCTCTTGCGTCTTTTGGCTGTAAGATGCTCTGCCGAAATGCCTTCACTGAAACG GTTGTGGTCATTTATCAGGATGCGCCTCCTGCCAGTGCTGAAAATCCATCGATCGGCTGCAAAGAGCCAGAATCCCCCTGA
- the LOC131204838 gene encoding membrane-spanning 4-domains subfamily A member 4A-like — translation MDSPLNLDPGSPSSTTRTDLPVPLKKFFQGEPLALGVQGALAMNAISAITAGIGIIFLGLTITIFTFHFKYICSKHGIESRESCPEIYKMEGILAVLTVFNLLELCIATSFASFGCKMLCRNAFTETVVVIYQNAPPASAENPSIGCKEPESP, via the exons ATGGATTCTCCTCTAAACCTGGATCCAGGGTCCCCGTCTTCCACCACTCGGACGGATCTTCCAGTCCCCCTGAAGAAGTTTTTTCAGGGTGAACCTCTGGCTCTGGGG GTGCAAGGCGCGCTGGCAATGAATGCGATAAGCGCCATAACGGCTGGTATTGGCATCATATTCCTGGGTCTCACAATCACAATTTTTACCTTTCATTTCAAGTATATTTGCTCTAAACATGGAATAGAATCTAGGGAAAGCTGTCCTGAAATT TATAAAATGGAAGGAATTTTGGCTGTTCTTACTGTGTTCAATCTCCTGGAGCTCTGCATCGCCACCTCTTTTGCATCGTTTGGCTGTAAGATGCTCTGCCGAAATGCCTTCACTGAAACG GTTGTGGTCATTTATCAGAATGCGCCTCCTGCCAGTGCTGAAAATCCATCCATCGGCTGCAAAGAGCCAGAATCCCCCTGA
- the LOC131204835 gene encoding membrane-spanning 4-domains subfamily A member 4A-like isoform X1, producing the protein MDSPLNLDPGSPSSTTQADLPVPLKKFFQGKPLALGITQIFIGIIGIIFGIILDVADVYLMEYFIIKMPYWSGILYIISGSLAVAAARNPKIPLVQGALAMNVISALTAGIGIIFLGLTIPYYRHHFLYLCFVSGNESEEKCREIVGIIDGILAVLTVFNLLELCIATSFASFGCKMLCRNAFTETVVVIYQNAPPASAENPSIGCKEPESP; encoded by the exons ATGGATTCTCCTCTAAACCTGGATCCAGGATCCCCGTCTTCCACCACTCAGGCGGACCTTCCAGTCCCCCTGAAGAAGTTTTTTCAGGGTAAACCTCTGGCTCTGGGG aTCACACAGATATTCATTGGAATCATTGGAATTATTTTTGGGATCATCCTCGATGTAGCCGATGTTTATTTAATGGAGTATTTTATTATAAAGATGCCTTATTGGAGTGGAATCTTG tACATCATCTCTGGATCCTTAGCAGTGGCAGCTGCTCGGAATCCCAAGATCCctctg GTGCAAGGCGCGCTGGCAATGAATGTGATAAGTGCCCTGACAGCTGGTATTGGCATAATATTCCTGGGTCTCACAATCCCATATTATAGACATCATTTCTTGTACCTTTGCTTTGTATCTGGAAACGAATCTGAGgaaaagtgtcgtgaaattgtt GGTATAATTGATGGAATTTTGGCTGTTCTTACTGTGTTCAATCTCCTGGAGCTCTGCATCGCCACCTCTTTTGCGTCTTTTGGCTGTAAGATGCTCTGCCGAAATGCCTTCACTGAAACG GTTGTGGTCATTTATCAGAATGCACCTCCTGCCAGTGCTGAAAATCCATCCATCGGCTGCAAAGAGCCAGAATCCCCCTGA
- the LOC131204835 gene encoding B-lymphocyte antigen CD20-like isoform X2, whose protein sequence is MDSPLNLDPGSPSSTTQADLPVPLKKFFQGKPLALGITQIFIGIIGIIFGIILDVADVYLMEYFIIKMPYWSGILYIISGSLAVAAARNPKIPLVSADWSREQTESVSKEPNRDLSESGEVQRHPPVPLEDSRSEPANNPGPDGREEELRGTKSPSGKPDSTPESDLRRSGRVRRRPTYLQDYVEK, encoded by the exons ATGGATTCTCCTCTAAACCTGGATCCAGGATCCCCGTCTTCCACCACTCAGGCGGACCTTCCAGTCCCCCTGAAGAAGTTTTTTCAGGGTAAACCTCTGGCTCTGGGG aTCACACAGATATTCATTGGAATCATTGGAATTATTTTTGGGATCATCCTCGATGTAGCCGATGTTTATTTAATGGAGTATTTTATTATAAAGATGCCTTATTGGAGTGGAATCTTG tACATCATCTCTGGATCCTTAGCAGTGGCAGCTGCTCGGAATCCCAAGATCCctctggtcagtg ctgactggagccgagaacaaacagaaagcgtaagcaaagaaccaaacagagacttatctgagtcaggcgaggtccagcgacaccctccggtccctctagaggacagcaggtccgagccggcgaataatccagggccggatggccgggaggaggagctcagaggaacgaaaagtccctccggcaagcccgactcaactccagaaagtgaccTGCGCAGGtcggggagagtcaggagacgccccacgtacctgcaggactacgtagagaagtaa